The following coding sequences are from one bacterium window:
- a CDS encoding glycosyltransferase family 2 protein: protein MDSQPQVGRLKHPLLLHRESTCNISVIIVNWNTCELLEKCLESIYNQTINVTYEVIVVDNGSTDGSCEMVQVKFPQTILIRNEKNEGFAFACNEGMRQANGHYFLLLNSDTIIVNDAISQIVQYMDENQRAGAGGCGLLNPDGSLQPACGWFPTLYSILANFNPIGKLSNLIQKEYKYFSPPFLSYQEHLQEQDVDWIVGACIIVRREAVEQAGLMDETMFFYAEEWDWCYRIKKNGWHIIYTPKPKVIHIGGGSTVVSLANRVSAILNGQQYFYRKHLGFIKASIIKLITLVGALGKGIFWSVLYILYFYSPDRRKLFLNKIKWHIYVLRWSFSLEGD from the coding sequence ATGGATAGTCAGCCGCAAGTGGGGCGTTTAAAACATCCATTACTGCTACATCGAGAATCTACTTGTAACATCTCTGTGATTATTGTTAATTGGAATACCTGTGAGTTACTGGAAAAATGTCTTGAGTCAATTTACAATCAGACAATCAATGTAACCTATGAAGTAATCGTTGTAGATAACGGTTCTACAGATGGTAGCTGTGAAATGGTGCAAGTAAAATTTCCTCAGACAATCCTTATCCGAAACGAGAAAAATGAAGGATTCGCTTTTGCCTGCAATGAAGGAATGCGTCAAGCAAATGGACACTATTTTCTCCTTCTTAATAGTGATACAATTATTGTTAATGACGCTATTTCTCAAATAGTGCAATATATGGATGAGAATCAAAGAGCCGGTGCTGGTGGTTGCGGGCTACTAAACCCGGATGGTTCTCTACAACCAGCCTGTGGTTGGTTTCCAACGCTGTATTCCATTCTTGCGAATTTTAATCCCATCGGGAAATTGAGTAATTTGATACAGAAGGAATACAAGTATTTTTCTCCTCCCTTTCTTTCCTACCAGGAACATCTTCAAGAGCAAGATGTTGATTGGATAGTGGGAGCATGTATCATTGTTCGCCGTGAGGCTGTTGAACAGGCAGGTCTTATGGATGAAACAATGTTCTTTTATGCTGAAGAATGGGATTGGTGTTATCGAATTAAGAAGAATGGATGGCATATTATCTATACCCCAAAACCAAAGGTAATTCACATCGGAGGTGGAAGTACTGTAGTATCCCTTGCTAACCGTGTTAGTGCTATTTTAAACGGTCAGCAATATTTTTATCGAAAACATCTTGGTTTTATTAAGGCGAGCATTATCAAACTGATAACTTTAGTTGGGGCATTGGGGAAAGGAATCTTTTGGTCGGTTCTATACATTTTATATTTTTATTCCCCTGACCGTCGAAAATTATTTTTGAATAAAATTAAATGGCATATCTATGTGCTTCGATGGAGTTTTTCTTTAGAAGGAGACTAA
- a CDS encoding glycosyltransferase family 4 protein: MKILIVSPFYPLPIRSGGHSRIFNLIRYTGQRHNVQLLSLITPNLYRFPEALEGLKEPAVLVLARNNDTFGQRLAEAMLPWKWLRTIRRLQERIVGLPREASRFYFPPLAQHLKRLLIKYHFDVVQLEYTAMGRYLPLIRRYAPDVRIVLDEIDISYIALQRLAEQSNDRQKKFLQREIIRMRQFEQSLWSRCDAMITPSEVDCQHIQQYASPEKVWVVPNGVDTEYFSFHPCEINNHSILFLGYFRHPPNVIGLRFFIQEVLPQIHKHLPDVRLEVVGDAVPEDIKRLHSTNGITIHGYVKDVCAFMHQCRAMVVPIFNGGGTRLKVLEAFSAGLPVVSTALGCEGIDIQSEQELLLANTSQEFTRALCSLLENDSLAYSLAKRARQLVETKYSWKTLSQQLEEVWIYG, from the coding sequence ATGAAAATATTAATTGTATCACCCTTCTATCCATTGCCAATTCGTTCAGGTGGACATAGCCGCATTTTCAATTTAATCCGTTATACTGGACAGCGGCATAATGTGCAACTTCTTTCGTTGATTACCCCTAACCTTTACAGATTTCCAGAGGCATTGGAAGGACTTAAAGAACCTGCCGTTCTTGTCCTGGCCAGAAATAATGATACATTTGGTCAACGGTTGGCTGAAGCTATGTTGCCATGGAAATGGTTGAGAACAATACGGCGATTGCAAGAGCGGATTGTCGGGCTACCACGGGAGGCTTCACGCTTTTATTTCCCACCGCTCGCTCAACATCTCAAAAGATTGTTAATCAAATATCATTTTGATGTTGTTCAGTTGGAATATACTGCTATGGGACGATATTTACCACTGATAAGGAGGTATGCACCTGATGTCAGGATAGTGCTTGACGAAATCGACATTAGCTACATAGCCCTTCAACGCCTTGCAGAACAAAGCAATGACCGACAGAAAAAATTCTTGCAAAGGGAGATAATTCGTATGAGACAATTTGAGCAATCTTTATGGTCACGATGTGATGCAATGATTACCCCTTCAGAAGTAGATTGCCAGCACATTCAACAGTATGCTTCTCCAGAGAAGGTTTGGGTGGTACCTAACGGTGTTGATACAGAATATTTTTCGTTTCATCCTTGTGAAATTAACAATCATTCCATTCTATTTCTCGGTTATTTTCGACATCCTCCGAATGTTATAGGACTGCGTTTTTTTATTCAGGAAGTGTTACCACAGATTCACAAGCATTTGCCAGATGTTCGGCTGGAAGTTGTTGGAGATGCCGTTCCAGAGGATATTAAAAGATTACATAGCACGAATGGTATCACCATACACGGTTATGTTAAAGATGTTTGCGCATTTATGCATCAATGTCGCGCAATGGTAGTGCCCATTTTTAATGGCGGTGGAACACGACTTAAGGTTCTGGAGGCATTTTCCGCTGGATTACCCGTAGTATCAACAGCATTAGGATGTGAAGGGATTGACATTCAGAGCGAACAAGAATTACTATTGGCTAACACATCACAGGAGTTCACCCGAGCATTGTGTAGTTTACTGGAGAATGATTCTCTTGCCTATTCTCTGGCAAAAAGAGCCCGTCAATTGGTTGAAACAAAATACAGTTGGAAAACACTGTCGCAACAACTGGAGGAGGTATGGATTTATGGATAG